The Vespula pensylvanica isolate Volc-1 chromosome 20, ASM1446617v1, whole genome shotgun sequence DNA window TTCGAAATTGACGAATTACTCTAAACACAAAAGAATAACTATACCTTTTGATAACAGCGCGCCGTTTCTACTTCACTTTGTATCGCTATGTTACAATCATTCTCACCAATGAAGAATCCGGCGTTTCTGGAATTACAGCCGTTGCGTTTTTTAGCTTGGACTGTACGGGTGTTTCGGGGATAACGAATTCGCTTTCCAAACGGCATGTCTTATAAACCGCTTTTATCCTACCAAATTCAAtgatactattattttttaattcataataacGCGTGGGGCGTAAAACAATCTGAAACAAAGGTATCGTTTTAAGTAATTTAAATGAGATAAAATATGCTACCTACGCGAAACTTTAACAGATttcataaatttgaaattctaCCGACGAATGAAATACTTGATCGACTTACGTTATTGAGTATCGTTCTATTGGAAGAATTCAGATCGCATATCCATGCATTTGTCGGGCAtgtatttatctctatttctgcGTGATATTTCGATATACTCTGTAAGAGAGATatcgttagaaagaaagaagaaaataaggcCTTATATCGAAACAAGTTTCCTACCGTTAAACGCgcgaaataattataagtcaatcgaatgtataaaaattatttatgctACTTTTAAAGACTTAATCGAGGAATACCTGatcgttaaaaagaatattacaatCTGGATGTCGtcctattttattaataccttTATAAATGGGATATGAAGTAGAATTGACGGTCAATACGGCAATCTGAAACattttccattatttattCGACTCGATGCAAATaagtaaatttgttaaaaagttGATTACCTGTACATTCTGTTCCTTTCCTACGGGCTGTTCGATCTTTTGAGTCGGTATGTCATCATAATCGTAACAAACTTGTGTTTCCGGCAGATCCATTCCGGatacgaattaaattaaaaggatTAACTTTTTAACTGCATAAGTCGCACATCTTGAgcataacaataataatatgtgcTTAATGTTATCAGAAAGGTGACCTTCGCTGATATGTGTTAGTTCCGACACttgaaaacattaattttagaGCTTGATACGACGATGTCAAAGTTTATGCAAGTAATATATCTTTAACGATAAGAAGATATACGTAGCCTGATGAATactttataacaaaaataaataataagtaatcgAAGCAACGGAGATCCGTTCCCGCTACTTCATTTAACTTTACTATATAGGATTCACGTGCGCGACGACTCGTACCATTGCAAAGGCGGAAGTGGCGCCACaaaacgatgaaattttttgGACAAAAAGCTCAAGGCAACAGAATTTCTTCGGAAACCAGTGAAATTCGAGTCGTCCACTAGTCGATGTCGTTCACACTTCCATCTTTTCGCTGATTATTACGTCATCGATCAGCTGACGCAATTCCGACACGTTCAAAATTGCGATGTTCAAAATTGGCGCCTAATTAAAGCTCGCATTAGAAACATTTTACACTCGCGCTCGAACTGATGTTCGCacttgtataattattatatcttcgcGTAGTATCTTCAAAtggtattttattaaattttatcgtaacaaaatatttcatttttgaattaaatttttttcaagaaatatataaattttattttatattacaattcaCTCCGATAGTTTCACGACCAATTCATCCTTCGAAACTTTGTCGCCAACCGTACAGAAAACATCCTCGACAATTCCGTCCACGGGTGCTTTAACTAGATGCTACAAAAAATGACAATGAATCGTGGGAGAATACTTTTATAAGagaatacttttataatttttaatcgaatgaaCTTACTTCCATTTTCATAGCAACGATAACAACTAATGCATCACCTTGTACAATTTTATCACCTCTTTTAACAAATACTTTATCTATTATACCAGACATAGGACTGACCACCGCGGAAGGTTGTAGTTGTACGTTCTTCGTGAGTTCGGATAGAAATTTAGGATTCGCTATATTCAATTGCCACTCTCGAgtctagaaaaataatttctagcGTCCAATCTgtataataacgattatacGTTCTTTCAAAACTGATTCATCAACTTACATTAGTAAATAAGTGCAATCTATTTCCAAGCTTTGTAACTCTTGCTCTCCTAATTACTCCGTCTATCTCTGTATTTAATTCTAacgcattatttatttttttcaatgtacCGATTACTCTCCTCCATGGTCCAATATTGTTGGTTCTCATAGAAAATACTTCTGGctcaatatattttacattcacTTCCATGTTCTTATTGTCAACAGAAAAGTTGAATGTTCTACTTAAAACATGATTAAGTCTTAGTCCGGTTTCCGTAGCAAACGGACTAAAGGgattattcgtttttaaagATATACTTAAGGCATTCATTTCCTCGTATAAAATTAGTGCAATGGCACCCTGAATTAACGTCTCGTTAGGAACACGTAAATCTGGGAATaactttttactattttcCGCTATGAAACCCGTATGAACTTCTCCGTTTTGAAAATCTGGATGGAGGCataaatctttaataaattcaatattcgTATCAAGTCCGGTTACCTggaaacatttcatttttaactcAAAATAGCAATAACAGTTTTTTgatctattataatattttttacccAAAATTTATAAACTCACGTTGTATTCGCAAAGTTTCGATCTAAGAATTCTAAGTGCTTCATTTCTATCAGATCCCCAAACCACTAATTTAGCTATCATTGGATCGTAATGAACAAGCACGTCGTCATTTTGCCTAACGCCAGTTTCGACTCTAACGGTTTCCGATGTCTCGGGAGTTCTCAAATAGAACAGATTTCCTGCACCaggtagaaaattatttcttggaGTCTGccacgagataaaaaaaaaaaaaaagaagataaaacttattgttatttaataaatgttatatgaCTTAAAATTGAACATTTTACTTCCGCATAAATCCTAGCTTCAAAAGCATGTCCACGAAGAtggattttttcttgttcgagAGGAAGCACCCCACCAGCGGCTACTTTTAATTGCCACTCCACAAGATCTAATCCTGTAATTACTTCTGTAACAGGATGTTCTACCTGGAGACGAGTATTCATTTCCATGAAATGGAACTTATGGTTAGTTCGATCCATTATAAATTCTACAGTACCAGCTCCAATGTAACCTACAGCCTTTGCAGCACGGACAGCCGTTTCGCCTAATTCCAATCGTAGCTCTTGAGATATACCAGGCTGCATGATATATCCAGAACATGAGATTTAACttgtttctattaatataattatggttatctaatatttaacTAATATCGCCTTTCATAATAATACGCATCGTTACATACAGCTGGAGCTTCCTCGATCACTTTTTGATGTCTCCTTTGAATGGAGCAATCTCtctcaaataaataaactgcATTGCCATGTTTGTCCGCGAATATTTGTACTTCCACGTGCCTTGGTTTGTCGACGCATTGTTCTAAGAGAACGGCTGAATCTCCAAATGCTTTTTGTGATTCAGTTCTCGCGGATTCCAGAGCattcaaaaattcattttcatttaaaacgaTTCTCATACCTTTACCACCTCCGCCGCGTATTGCTTTTATCATTAATGGAAAACCGATCTTTTTGGCTTCTGATAATAAAGTTTCATTGGATTGATCGTCTCCGTGATAGcctgttaataaaatatattatgtagtaTAAAGTACTCTTCGTTTTGCTTGCGATTATCGAACGTACCTGGTATGACGGGTACACCGGCTTTGGCCATAATTtccttcgatttattttttatgccCATATCTCTTATCGCACTTGCAGGAGgtccaataaaaattatattctctttttgaCAAAGTTCTGCAAATTCTACGTTTTCAGAAAGGAAACCATACCCTGGATGTATCGCTTGACATTTTGCTTGTTTAGCaacagatattattttatcttgcCTCAAGTAACTTTGACTAGACTGTGCCGGTCCGATACAATACGCTTCATCGGCAAGATCCACGTGCATCGCGTTTCTATCTACATCACTGTACACCGCTACAGTTTTTATTCCTAATCGTTTGGCTGTCCGCGATATTCGACACGCTATTTCTCCTCTATTTGCAATGAGTATCTGtgatataaaacaattatgttttataaatatgattatactAGTTATATAACATTGAATCTTACTTTGTCGATTTTTGCCAGTTGCGTAGTTTCGCAGTACGAACGCGCCTTCGAGGTtaacaaatttctataaaaaaaataataattacatgatagtgttatacaaaaaaattgacCAAACAAtctcttactttttaaatagaaattgaaGTTTTTTAGAGCGATACATGATTTTGGTAGCTATACAATGCAGCATAACATGGAACGCACTGGATATTAGTTGGAAATCTCCTAATTATCGTAGTTCTTGCATTgcgtaataacgataaatgcTTATGTCTGTTTACATGATTCGTGTCAtcgtgatttttatattttatgatttttatatattatgatttttatattattgtcgATGCAGCCATTCGAACGAATGAAGACGCAAAACAAGATTTAgacttgtttattttcttatatgcTCTCGTATCATTCCTTGGCGcgcacacgcacgcgcgcgcgcgaatatatatatatatatatacatatatataattatcactTCATCGTTtcagtatattatttttcgaaaatacaaTCAAACGTATTTGTGAGAGGTTATCGAGTAATACCATTTGGGTTATCAAAGTTCATTCTAGGTAATACACTGATTTGTATAGATTGCTCGTTTATATATACCATctgtatactatataattttatgaagaaatattacaatCGCATTTAATACCAGTTACTGCATAACtgtgtttcatttatatttatagtgtcacatttattttatagatcttATCATTGGTTTAAGAtagcaaaaaaataatctgGCCCATGAGGGGATCGAACCCGCGACCTTCGCGTTATTAGCACGACGCTCTAACCAACTGAGCTAATGGGCCGACTAGAGAGCTTTTCGCAGCGGTAAAAGTCTGTCTTCGCTGTATActgtaagaaaaaattttttatacgatcttatctataatgaaaaatgattttttatgagtaatttttaacaattttttttcccgttAGGTTTTGTAAAATAGTgg harbors:
- the LOC122635932 gene encoding methylcrotonoyl-CoA carboxylase subunit alpha, mitochondrial isoform X2, whose translation is MLHCIATKIMYRSKKLQFLFKKNLLTSKARSYCETTQLAKIDKILIANRGEIACRISRTAKRLGIKTVAVYSDVDRNAMHVDLADEAYCIGPAQSSQSYLRQDKIISVAKQAKCQAIHPGYGFLSENVEFAELCQKENIIFIGPPASAIRDMGIKNKSKEIMAKAGVPVIPGYHGDDQSNETLLSEAKKIGFPLMIKAIRGGGGKGMRIVLNENEFLNALESARTESQKAFGDSAVLLEQCVDKPRHVEVQIFADKHGNAVYLFERDCSIQRRHQKVIEEAPAPGISQELRLELGETAVRAAKAVEHPVTEVITGLDLVEWQLKVAAGGVLPLEQEKIHLRGHAFEARIYAETPRNNFLPGAGNLFYLRTPETSETVRVETGVRQNDDVLVHYDPMIAKLVVWGSDRNEALRILRSKLCEYNVTGLDTNIEFIKDLCLHPDFQNGEVHTGFIAENSKKLFPDLRVPNETLIQGAIALILYEEMNALSISLKTNNPFSPFATETGLRLNHVLSRTFNFSVDNKNMEVNVKYIEPEVFSMRTNNIGPWRRVIGTLKKINNALELNTEIDGVIRRARVTKLGNRLHLFTNTREWQLNIANPKFLSELTKNVQLQPSAVVSPMSGIIDKVFVKRGDKIVQGDALVVIVAMKMEHLVKAPVDGIVEDVFCTVGDKVSKDELVVKLSE
- the LOC122635932 gene encoding methylcrotonoyl-CoA carboxylase subunit alpha, mitochondrial isoform X1 — translated: MLHCIATKIMYRSKKLQFLFKKNLLTSKARSYCETTQLAKIDKILIANRGEIACRISRTAKRLGIKTVAVYSDVDRNAMHVDLADEAYCIGPAQSSQSYLRQDKIISVAKQAKCQAIHPGYGFLSENVEFAELCQKENIIFIGPPASAIRDMGIKNKSKEIMAKAGVPVIPGYHGDDQSNETLLSEAKKIGFPLMIKAIRGGGGKGMRIVLNENEFLNALESARTESQKAFGDSAVLLEQCVDKPRHVEVQIFADKHGNAVYLFERDCSIQRRHQKVIEEAPAPGISQELRLELGETAVRAAKAVGYIGAGTVEFIMDRTNHKFHFMEMNTRLQVEHPVTEVITGLDLVEWQLKVAAGGVLPLEQEKIHLRGHAFEARIYAETPRNNFLPGAGNLFYLRTPETSETVRVETGVRQNDDVLVHYDPMIAKLVVWGSDRNEALRILRSKLCEYNVTGLDTNIEFIKDLCLHPDFQNGEVHTGFIAENSKKLFPDLRVPNETLIQGAIALILYEEMNALSISLKTNNPFSPFATETGLRLNHVLSRTFNFSVDNKNMEVNVKYIEPEVFSMRTNNIGPWRRVIGTLKKINNALELNTEIDGVIRRARVTKLGNRLHLFTNTREWQLNIANPKFLSELTKNVQLQPSAVVSPMSGIIDKVFVKRGDKIVQGDALVVIVAMKMEHLVKAPVDGIVEDVFCTVGDKVSKDELVVKLSE
- the LOC122635932 gene encoding methylcrotonoyl-CoA carboxylase subunit alpha, mitochondrial isoform X3 — translated: MLHCIATKIMYRSKKLQFLFKKNLLTSKARSYCETTQLAKIDKILIANRGEIACRISRTAKRLGIKTVAVYSDVDRNAMHVDLADEAYCIGPAQSSQSYLRQDKIISVAKQAKCQAIHPGYGFLSENVEFAELCQKENIIFIGPPASAIRDMGIKNKSKEIMAKAGVPVIPGYHGDDQSNETLLSEAKKIGFPLMIKAIRGGGGKGMRIVLNENEFLNALESARTESQKAFGDSAVLLEQCVDKPRHVEVQIFADKHGNAVYLFERDCSIQRRHQKVIEEAPAPGISQELRLELGETAVRAAKAVGYIGAGTVEFIMDRTNHKFHFMEMNTRLQVEHPVTEVITGLDLVEWQLKVAAGGVLPLEQEKIHLRGHAFEARIYAETPRNNFLPGAGNLFYLRTPETSETVRVETGVRQNDDVLVHYDPMIAKLVVWGSDRNEALRILRSKLCEYNVTGLDTNIEFIKDLCLHPDFQNGEVHTGFIAENSKKLFPDLRVPNETLIQGAIALILYEEMNALSISLKTNNPFSPFATETGLRLNHVLSRTFNFSVDNKNMEVNVKYIEPEVFSMRTNNIGPWRRVIDWTLEIIFLDSRVAIEYSES